From a region of the Flavobacterium branchiarum genome:
- a CDS encoding GNAT family N-acetyltransferase, giving the protein MKNYTVKLYQEADYTKWNDFIGQAKNATFLFHRDFMEYHKDRLEDFSLLVYENEKLVSVLPANRVIDVVYSHQGLTYGGLVYSNKLKGTEVELILENLLSFFKEVGIKNFHYKPAPVFYFPEGNSEVEFFLFKRGALLERKEMNLAINLSVPLHISKSKLKHFRRIQEMDLDVIEENNFTSFWELVLEPRLLNKHNAKPVHNSQEIVLLKQHFSNNIKQFSAYYEGEIIAGITVFETDTVVKSQYGATTKKGEELRALDFLFINLIQKYKEEGKLFFDMGIVGDANEKGYNVGLLKQKEELGCSVYNQDFYKISL; this is encoded by the coding sequence GTGAAAAACTACACCGTAAAATTATATCAGGAAGCAGATTACACAAAATGGAATGACTTTATTGGTCAAGCTAAGAATGCTACTTTTTTGTTTCATCGTGATTTTATGGAATATCATAAAGACCGATTAGAAGATTTTTCTTTATTAGTTTATGAAAATGAAAAATTAGTTTCTGTTTTACCCGCAAATAGAGTTATTGACGTGGTGTATTCACATCAGGGATTGACTTACGGCGGTTTGGTTTATTCAAATAAATTAAAGGGGACAGAAGTTGAATTAATCTTAGAAAATCTCCTTTCTTTTTTTAAAGAGGTTGGAATAAAAAATTTTCATTACAAACCAGCTCCTGTTTTTTATTTTCCAGAAGGAAATAGCGAAGTAGAATTTTTTCTTTTTAAAAGAGGTGCTTTGTTAGAAAGAAAAGAAATGAATTTGGCAATAAATTTGTCAGTTCCATTACATATTTCAAAAAGTAAATTAAAGCATTTTAGAAGGATTCAAGAAATGGATTTGGACGTAATAGAAGAGAATAATTTCACATCGTTTTGGGAGTTGGTTCTTGAACCTAGATTGCTAAATAAACATAACGCCAAACCAGTGCATAATTCTCAAGAAATTGTTTTGTTAAAGCAACATTTTTCTAACAACATAAAACAATTTTCAGCTTACTATGAAGGTGAAATTATTGCTGGAATAACTGTTTTTGAAACGGATACGGTTGTAAAATCACAATATGGTGCGACAACAAAAAAAGGAGAAGAGTTAAGAGCATTAGACTTTTTATTTATAAACTTGATACAGAAATATAAAGAAGAAGGAAAGCTTTTTTTTGATATGGGGATTGTTGGGGATGCTAATGAAAAAGGATATAACGTTGGACTTTTAAAACAAAAAGAAGAGTTAGGATGTTCCGTTTATAATCAGGATTTTTATAAAATATCGCTATGA